One Clupea harengus chromosome 12, Ch_v2.0.2, whole genome shotgun sequence DNA segment encodes these proteins:
- the ppp6c gene encoding serine/threonine-protein phosphatase 6 catalytic subunit, giving the protein MAPLDLDKYVEIARQCKYLPENDLKRLCDYVCDLLLEESNVQPVSTPVTVCGDIHGQFYDLCELFRTGGQVPDTNYIFMGDFVDRGYYSLETFTYLLALKAKWPDRITLLRGNHESRQITQVYGFYDECQTKYGNANAWRYCTKVFDMLTVAALIDEQILCVHGGLSPDIKTLDQIRTIERNQEIPHKGAFCDLVWSDPEDVDTWAISPRGAGWLFGAKVTNEFVHINNLKLICRAHQLVHEGYKFMFDEKLVTVWSAPNYCYRCGNIASIMVFKDVNTREPKLFRAVPDSERVIPPRTTTPYFL; this is encoded by the exons ATGGCGCCGTTAGACTTGGATAAATATGTCGAGATTGCTCGGCAGTGCAAATATCTCCCAGAGAACGATTTAAAG agatTGTGTGATTATGTATGTGACCTTTTACTAGAGGAATCAAATGTACAGCCCGTATCCACTCCGGTAACTGTATGTGGAGACATCCATGGACAG TTTTATGACCTATGTGAACTCTTCAGAACCGGAGGGCAGGTTCCAGACACAAACTATATATTTATG GGAGATTTTGTGGACAGAGGTTACTATAGTTTGGAGACCTTCACATATCTGCTAGCGTTAAAAGCCAAGTGGCCAGACCGCATCACACTGCTGCGGGGCAACCACGAGAGCAGGCAGATCACACAGGTGTACGGATTCTACG ATGAGTGCCAAACTAAGTATGGAAATGCAAATGCATGGCGATACTGCACAAAGGTGTTTGACATGCTGACAGTGGCAGCT TTGATAGATGAGCAGATTCTCTGTGTGCATGGAGGCCTCTCCCCCGACATCAAGACCCTTGACCAGATACGCACCATAGAGCGCAACCAGGAGATTCCCCACAAGGGGGCGTTCTGTGACCTGGTGTGGTCCGACCCAGAGGATGTGGACACCTGGGCCATCAGCCCCAGAGGTGCTGGCTGGCTGTTTGGTGCCAAAGTCACCAATGAG tTTGTTCACATCAACAACCTAAAGCTGATCTGTCGAGCTCATCAGCTGGTCCACGAGGGCTACAAGTTCATGTTTGACGAGAAGCTGGTGACCGTGTGGTCGGCCCCCAACTACTGCTACCGCTGCGGCAACATCGCCTCCATCATGGTGTTCAAGGACGTCAACACGAGAGAGCCCAAGCTGTTCCGTGCGGTGCCCGACTCGGAGAGGGTCATACCACCCAGAACAACGACCCCTTACTTCCTCTGA